One region of Myxocyprinus asiaticus isolate MX2 ecotype Aquarium Trade chromosome 38, UBuf_Myxa_2, whole genome shotgun sequence genomic DNA includes:
- the LOC127428675 gene encoding urinary protein 1-like: MDLQIPIVLLSILLTGGLSLKCYKCDPDPETGLCDKTTETCPSGTTQCVSATGEISTGNSKVTQTHKGCADKCVPGTVQNTNGATVSTKCCATDLCNGSDGIYKGSFLLLLLPLFFYILFY; the protein is encoded by the exons ATGGATCTGCAAATCCCGATTGTGCTTCTTTCAATTTTACTCACTGGAG GACTCTCTCTCAAATGTTATAAGTGTGATCCTGATCCAGAGACGGGtttatgtgacaaaacaacagaaaCATGTCCCAGTGGAACTACCCAGTGTGTGAGTGCAACAGGGGAAATATCCACTG GTAACTCCAAGGTGACTCAAACACATAAAGGATGTGCAGACAAATGTGTTCCTGGAACCGTTCAAAACACAAATGGAGCAACAGTTTCTACCAAGTGCTGTGCCACTGATCTTTGCAATGGCTCAG ATGGAATCTATAAGGGAAGTTTCCTGCTTCTCTTGTTGCCTCTGTTCTTCTACATCCTCTTTTATTGA
- the LOC127428672 gene encoding urokinase plasminogen activator surface receptor-like codes for MDQQVSFVLLFILFTGGYSLQCNLCIQNLTGSCEETTVTCPSGFSQCMSSKFEITGESSMKMKIKSCTLPYACQPAFLNFDTIKISTLCCNTDLCNSQDAPDPISTPNGKQCYSCNGPNCANVLRCSGNEDYCIKARGNFGGVSTTVKGCVPKSVCDAATSIPNLVDVTCCQGNLCNSAKSFTQSLMLLLLPLFSYTLFH; via the exons ATGGATCAACAAGTCTCTTTTGTGCTGCTTTTCATTCTTTTCACTGGAG gatACTCTCTACAATGTAACTTGTGCATACAAAACCTTACGGGTTCTTGCGAAGAAACTACAGTAACATGCCCCAGTGGATTTTCCCAGTGTATGAGTTCAAAATTCGAAATAACTG gTGAATCTtctatgaaaatgaaaataaagagtTGTACTCTGCCATATGCTTGTCAACCTGCATTTCTGAACTTCGACACCATTAAGATTTCTACTTTGTGCTGCAACACTGACCTCTGTAATAGCCAAGATGCTCCAG ATCCCATCTCTACCCCCAATGGGAAGCAGTGTTACTCTTGCAATGGACCAAACTGCGCAAATGTATTGCGCTGTTCAGGGAATGAAGACTACTGCATTAAAGCGAGAG GGAATTTTGGCGGCGTGTCAACTACGGTAAAAGGATGTGTCCCTAAATCTGTCTGTGATGCCGCAACATCGATTCCAAATCTTGTAGATGTCACATGCTGTCAGGGGAACCTGTGTAACAGTGCAAAGAGCTTCACCCAAAGCCTCATGCTTCTCTTGTTGCCACTGTTCTCCTACACCCTGTTTCACTGA